From Peromyscus maniculatus bairdii isolate BWxNUB_F1_BW_parent chromosome 8, HU_Pman_BW_mat_3.1, whole genome shotgun sequence, a single genomic window includes:
- the Gosr1 gene encoding Golgi SNAP receptor complex member 1 isoform X2, with amino-acid sequence MAAGSSNYWEDLRKQARQLENELDLKLVSFSKLCTSHSHSSARDGGRDSSDTTPLLNGSSQDRMFETMAIEIEQLLARLTGVNDKMAEYTNSAGVPSLNAALMHTLQRHRDILQDYTHEFHKTKANFMAIRERENLMGSVRKDIESYKSGSGVNNRRTELFLKEHDHLRNSDRLIEETISIAMATKENMTSQRGMLKSIHSKMNTLANRFPAVNSLIQRINLRKRRDSLILGGVIGVCTILLLLYAFH; translated from the exons ATGGCGGCGGGGTCCAGCAATTACTGGGAAG ATCTCAGGAAACAAGCTCGACAGCTGGAAAATGAACTTGACCTGAAGCTAGTTTCCTTCAGTAAACTGTGCACAAGTCACAGTCACAGCAGCGCTCGGGATGGAGGCCGCGATAG ttcTGACACAACACCCCTATTAAATGGATCAAGTCAAGATAGAATGTTTGAGACAATGGCCATTGAAATTGAACAGCTTTTGGCAAGG CTTACGGGGGTGAATGACAAAATGGCAGAATATACCAACAGTGCAGGGGTCCCCTCTTTGAATGCAGCACTGATGCATACGTTGCAGCGACATAGAGACATTCTACAG GATTATACACATGAATTCCATAAAACCAAAGCAAACTTTATGGCAATACGGGAAAGGGAGAATCTCATGGGATCAGTACGAAAAGATATTGA GTCATATAAAAGTGGGTCTGGAGTGAACAACAGGAGAACAGAACTGTTTTTGAAAGAACATGACCACCTTCGGAA ttctgaCCGTCTGATAGAAGAAACAATAAG CATTGCTAtggcaacaaaagaaaacatgactTCCCAGAGAGGAATGCTCAAGTCAATTCACAGCAAAATGAACACTTTGGCCA ACCGTTTTCCTGCCGTGAACAGCCTGATACAAAGGATCAACCTTAGGAAACGACGCGACTCGCTCATCCTTGGGGGGGTCATCGGCGTCTGTACCATTCTGTTGCTGCTGTACGCATTCCACTGA
- the Gosr1 gene encoding Golgi SNAP receptor complex member 1 isoform X1 has protein sequence MAAGSSNYWEDLRKQARQLENELDLKLVSFSKLCTSHSHSSARDGGRDRYSSDTTPLLNGSSQDRMFETMAIEIEQLLARLTGVNDKMAEYTNSAGVPSLNAALMHTLQRHRDILQDYTHEFHKTKANFMAIRERENLMGSVRKDIESYKSGSGVNNRRTELFLKEHDHLRNSDRLIEETISIAMATKENMTSQRGMLKSIHSKMNTLANRFPAVNSLIQRINLRKRRDSLILGGVIGVCTILLLLYAFH, from the exons ATGGCGGCGGGGTCCAGCAATTACTGGGAAG ATCTCAGGAAACAAGCTCGACAGCTGGAAAATGAACTTGACCTGAAGCTAGTTTCCTTCAGTAAACTGTGCACAAGTCACAGTCACAGCAGCGCTCGGGATGGAGGCCGCGATAGGTACAG ttcTGACACAACACCCCTATTAAATGGATCAAGTCAAGATAGAATGTTTGAGACAATGGCCATTGAAATTGAACAGCTTTTGGCAAGG CTTACGGGGGTGAATGACAAAATGGCAGAATATACCAACAGTGCAGGGGTCCCCTCTTTGAATGCAGCACTGATGCATACGTTGCAGCGACATAGAGACATTCTACAG GATTATACACATGAATTCCATAAAACCAAAGCAAACTTTATGGCAATACGGGAAAGGGAGAATCTCATGGGATCAGTACGAAAAGATATTGA GTCATATAAAAGTGGGTCTGGAGTGAACAACAGGAGAACAGAACTGTTTTTGAAAGAACATGACCACCTTCGGAA ttctgaCCGTCTGATAGAAGAAACAATAAG CATTGCTAtggcaacaaaagaaaacatgactTCCCAGAGAGGAATGCTCAAGTCAATTCACAGCAAAATGAACACTTTGGCCA ACCGTTTTCCTGCCGTGAACAGCCTGATACAAAGGATCAACCTTAGGAAACGACGCGACTCGCTCATCCTTGGGGGGGTCATCGGCGTCTGTACCATTCTGTTGCTGCTGTACGCATTCCACTGA
- the Gosr1 gene encoding Golgi SNAP receptor complex member 1 isoform X4, whose amino-acid sequence MFETMAIEIEQLLARLTGVNDKMAEYTNSAGVPSLNAALMHTLQRHRDILQDYTHEFHKTKANFMAIRERENLMGSVRKDIESYKSGSGVNNRRTELFLKEHDHLRNSDRLIEETISIAMATKENMTSQRGMLKSIHSKMNTLANRFPAVNSLIQRINLRKRRDSLILGGVIGVCTILLLLYAFH is encoded by the exons ATGTTTGAGACAATGGCCATTGAAATTGAACAGCTTTTGGCAAGG CTTACGGGGGTGAATGACAAAATGGCAGAATATACCAACAGTGCAGGGGTCCCCTCTTTGAATGCAGCACTGATGCATACGTTGCAGCGACATAGAGACATTCTACAG GATTATACACATGAATTCCATAAAACCAAAGCAAACTTTATGGCAATACGGGAAAGGGAGAATCTCATGGGATCAGTACGAAAAGATATTGA GTCATATAAAAGTGGGTCTGGAGTGAACAACAGGAGAACAGAACTGTTTTTGAAAGAACATGACCACCTTCGGAA ttctgaCCGTCTGATAGAAGAAACAATAAG CATTGCTAtggcaacaaaagaaaacatgactTCCCAGAGAGGAATGCTCAAGTCAATTCACAGCAAAATGAACACTTTGGCCA ACCGTTTTCCTGCCGTGAACAGCCTGATACAAAGGATCAACCTTAGGAAACGACGCGACTCGCTCATCCTTGGGGGGGTCATCGGCGTCTGTACCATTCTGTTGCTGCTGTACGCATTCCACTGA
- the Gosr1 gene encoding Golgi SNAP receptor complex member 1 isoform X3 has translation MAAGSSNYWEDLRKQARQLENELDLKLVSFSKLCTSHSHSSARDGGRDRYSSDTTPLLNGSSQDRMFETMAIEIEQLLARLTGVNDKMAEYTNSAGVPSLNAALMHTLQRHRDILQDYTHEFHKTKANFMAIRERENLMGSVRKDIESYKSGSGVNNRRTELFLKEHDHLRNSDRLIEETISIAMATKENMTSQRGMLKSIHSKMNTLASILSEICWWGIWMQGYYWSRSDS, from the exons ATGGCGGCGGGGTCCAGCAATTACTGGGAAG ATCTCAGGAAACAAGCTCGACAGCTGGAAAATGAACTTGACCTGAAGCTAGTTTCCTTCAGTAAACTGTGCACAAGTCACAGTCACAGCAGCGCTCGGGATGGAGGCCGCGATAGGTACAG ttcTGACACAACACCCCTATTAAATGGATCAAGTCAAGATAGAATGTTTGAGACAATGGCCATTGAAATTGAACAGCTTTTGGCAAGG CTTACGGGGGTGAATGACAAAATGGCAGAATATACCAACAGTGCAGGGGTCCCCTCTTTGAATGCAGCACTGATGCATACGTTGCAGCGACATAGAGACATTCTACAG GATTATACACATGAATTCCATAAAACCAAAGCAAACTTTATGGCAATACGGGAAAGGGAGAATCTCATGGGATCAGTACGAAAAGATATTGA GTCATATAAAAGTGGGTCTGGAGTGAACAACAGGAGAACAGAACTGTTTTTGAAAGAACATGACCACCTTCGGAA ttctgaCCGTCTGATAGAAGAAACAATAAG CATTGCTAtggcaacaaaagaaaacatgactTCCCAGAGAGGAATGCTCAAGTCAATTCACAGCAAAATGAACACTTTGGCCAGTATCCTTTCTGAAATCTGTTGGTGGG gaatatggatgCAGGGTTACTACTGGAGCAGAAGTGACTCATAG